The Lacipirellula parvula genome window below encodes:
- a CDS encoding chemotaxis protein CheW yields the protein MQDTLANDRGAADDNSQFLTFTLQNEEYGIEILRVQEIKGFSKITPIPNAPSFVRGVMNLRGTVVPIIDLRARFEMTEKEYDQFTCIIVVNVGNRVVGLVVDTVSDVLNIPTDAIADPPELASCGESSCITGMGKLGERIVMLLDTGRLVGAESLEQVEVSAA from the coding sequence ATGCAAGACACGCTTGCAAACGACCGAGGGGCCGCTGACGACAACAGTCAGTTCCTCACGTTCACGCTGCAGAACGAGGAGTATGGAATCGAGATTCTGCGCGTGCAGGAGATCAAGGGATTCTCCAAGATCACGCCGATTCCGAACGCTCCGTCGTTCGTGCGCGGCGTGATGAACTTACGGGGCACGGTAGTGCCGATCATTGATCTTCGCGCTCGCTTTGAGATGACGGAGAAGGAATACGACCAGTTCACCTGCATCATCGTCGTGAACGTCGGTAATCGAGTGGTGGGGCTCGTCGTCGACACGGTGTCGGACGTGCTCAACATTCCAACTGATGCGATTGCCGATCCGCCGGAACTGGCTTCCTGCGGCGAATCGTCCTGCATCACCGGCATGGGGAAGCTGGGCGAGCGAATCGTCATGCTGCTCGATACGGGCCGGCTGGTGGGCGCCGAGAGCTTAGAGCAAGTCGAAGTCTCGGCAGCATAA
- a CDS encoding PEP-CTERM sorting domain-containing protein, translating to MKNPVFIATAAIALAAAAAHGAVIQSQGFEGTPTQGWGYALTGTGGSVSNESLAADAPASSRVRSGSYSFQHSATAASVQASTLAFDPVSLTDYEDVAVELRLASISKTSGNGNDNADLVQVFIALDGAAFSATADLTVEGNANARWSYTSGTGVAEVTVGTPVPKFQPAGGASRTTDGYSKLLLNIPDSAASFALKVVSTNNATGEIWAIDDVSVSGTLKTVPEPASLGLLVLGGVATVAVRRRMA from the coding sequence ATGAAGAATCCCGTTTTCATCGCGACGGCGGCGATCGCTCTCGCCGCTGCAGCGGCGCATGGCGCCGTCATTCAGTCGCAAGGGTTTGAAGGAACTCCGACGCAAGGCTGGGGCTACGCTCTAACCGGCACGGGCGGAAGCGTCAGCAACGAGAGCCTGGCGGCCGACGCTCCGGCCAGTTCGCGCGTCCGTAGCGGCAGCTATTCTTTCCAACACAGCGCCACGGCGGCGTCCGTGCAAGCGAGCACGTTGGCATTCGATCCCGTCTCGCTGACCGACTACGAAGACGTTGCCGTAGAACTGCGGCTCGCGTCCATCAGCAAAACTTCTGGCAATGGCAACGACAACGCTGATCTCGTGCAGGTTTTCATTGCACTTGATGGCGCAGCTTTCTCGGCCACCGCAGACCTGACGGTCGAAGGGAATGCAAACGCCCGCTGGTCGTACACTTCTGGCACGGGCGTCGCTGAGGTTACTGTCGGTACGCCGGTTCCGAAGTTTCAGCCTGCTGGCGGCGCTAGCCGGACAACCGACGGTTATAGCAAACTACTGCTAAACATTCCTGACTCAGCGGCATCGTTCGCGTTGAAGGTCGTCAGCACCAACAATGCAACCGGCGAAATCTGGGCTATCGACGACGTTTCCGTCAGCGGCACGTTGAAGACAGTCCCCGAGCCCGCGTCGCTCGGCTTGCTCGTGCTTGGCGGCGTCGCGACTGTGGCTGTTCGCCGCCGGATGGCATAA
- a CDS encoding cytochrome b N-terminal domain-containing protein: protein MYQLLLKLGQWIDARAGVSATLWPMMRHPVPRSIDGPMGWWYVFGSASMTLLLIQILTGIGLSMVYVPSADKAYESLLYLDYEHPWGWFLRALHYYAGSGMVVMLLIHMTQVFLHGAYKYPRELTWVVGVLLLACTMGMFFTGQILRWDTDAYWGLAVGGSMAGRVPVLGPFIVHTLLGGEIIGASSLSRFFALHVFIIPGALLAFLGLHLWLVLRCGISAPPVPGEVVDPATYEKTYHEELKRGVPFFGDALLKDIFFSALAVTIVVIIAAVVGPKGPNEPPDPTLLGANPRPEWPFLWLFGLLSLSPPAIETFIMLVFPVLVLGALFLVPFVSNRGERAPSRRPVAVLLVIVIYTTLGVLTYEGVQAPWSPVMNAWSGDPVPIDLLDGRSPLELQGAAVFQFKNCRNCHALDGIGGRRGPDLTTIGASLTRDQLITQISNGTPGGGNMPAYGKQMSPAEMDATVAFLVSLRPNGQVPAGSVEDSPIEGTTPQPESLTE, encoded by the coding sequence ATGTACCAACTCCTCCTCAAACTCGGCCAATGGATCGACGCTCGCGCCGGCGTGAGCGCCACGCTCTGGCCGATGATGCGCCATCCGGTGCCGCGGTCGATCGACGGGCCGATGGGGTGGTGGTACGTCTTCGGCAGCGCCTCGATGACGCTGCTGCTCATTCAAATTCTCACCGGCATCGGCCTCTCGATGGTCTACGTGCCGTCAGCCGACAAGGCGTACGAGAGTTTGCTCTATCTCGACTACGAACATCCGTGGGGCTGGTTCCTGCGGGCGCTGCACTACTACGCCGGCTCGGGCATGGTGGTGATGCTGCTGATTCACATGACGCAGGTTTTCCTGCATGGCGCCTATAAGTACCCGCGCGAGCTGACGTGGGTCGTCGGCGTGTTGCTGCTCGCCTGCACGATGGGAATGTTTTTTACGGGACAGATTCTGCGCTGGGATACGGACGCCTATTGGGGACTCGCGGTCGGTGGATCGATGGCGGGCCGCGTCCCGGTGCTCGGGCCGTTCATCGTCCACACGCTGCTTGGCGGCGAGATCATCGGCGCCAGTTCGCTCAGCCGATTCTTCGCGCTGCATGTCTTCATCATTCCCGGCGCGCTGCTCGCCTTCCTGGGCTTGCATCTGTGGCTCGTGCTTCGCTGCGGCATCAGCGCCCCGCCCGTGCCTGGCGAGGTCGTCGATCCGGCGACGTACGAGAAGACATACCACGAAGAACTAAAACGGGGCGTCCCTTTCTTCGGCGACGCGCTGCTGAAAGACATCTTCTTCTCTGCGCTTGCGGTGACGATCGTCGTGATCATCGCCGCGGTCGTGGGACCGAAGGGCCCGAACGAGCCGCCCGATCCGACGCTTTTGGGCGCCAACCCGCGCCCCGAGTGGCCGTTCCTGTGGCTCTTCGGGCTGTTGTCGCTCAGCCCGCCGGCGATCGAGACCTTCATCATGCTGGTCTTCCCAGTGCTGGTGCTCGGCGCCCTATTCCTCGTGCCGTTCGTCAGCAATCGCGGCGAGCGGGCGCCAAGCCGCCGCCCCGTCGCCGTGCTGCTGGTAATTGTGATTTACACGACGCTCGGCGTGCTCACCTACGAAGGTGTGCAAGCGCCTTGGTCGCCGGTGATGAATGCCTGGAGCGGCGATCCCGTGCCAATCGATCTGCTCGACGGTCGTTCTCCGCTCGAGCTGCAAGGCGCCGCGGTGTTCCAGTTCAAGAACTGCCGCAACTGCCACGCACTCGACGGCATCGGCGGCCGTCGCGGCCCAGACCTGACGACGATCGGCGCGAGCCTCACGCGCGATCAGCTCATCACGCAAATCAGCAACGGCACCCCCGGCGGCGGCAACATGCCGGCGTACGGCAAGCAGATGAGCCCGGCGGAGATGGACGCCACCGTGGCCTTCCTTGTTAGCCTCCGCCCGAACGGCCAAGTCCCCGCGGGATCGGTCGAAGACTCGCCCATCGAAGGCACGACGCCGCAGCCTGAGTCGCTGACGGAGTGA
- a CDS encoding cytochrome c oxidase subunit 3: MTEPAAALPIPPEIAPERTLNAAQWGMASFLVSEVAFFSTLIVAYVTFLGRDVVGPLPAEALSLKLAFGTTLCLVASSIFIHFAEGALRRGNNASFKLLWAATIALGVAFLVGTAYEWHDLIFEKQLTISRNLFGTTYYTLVGFHGLHVTVGVIAMSIILLLAARGAITKEHETGVQLVSWYWHFVDVVWIVVFLVVYVGAKGGSV, translated from the coding sequence ATGACCGAACCAGCCGCCGCACTCCCGATTCCGCCAGAGATCGCTCCCGAGCGAACCCTCAACGCTGCGCAGTGGGGGATGGCGAGCTTCCTCGTTTCCGAGGTGGCGTTCTTCAGCACGCTGATCGTCGCCTACGTCACCTTCCTCGGCCGCGACGTGGTCGGGCCGCTGCCTGCCGAAGCCCTTTCGCTGAAGCTGGCATTCGGCACGACGCTGTGCCTCGTGGCGAGCAGCATCTTCATTCACTTCGCCGAGGGAGCGCTACGCCGCGGCAACAACGCGAGCTTCAAGCTGCTGTGGGCCGCGACGATCGCCCTCGGCGTCGCGTTCCTCGTCGGCACCGCGTACGAGTGGCACGACCTCATCTTCGAGAAACAGCTCACAATCAGCCGCAATCTGTTCGGCACGACCTACTACACGCTCGTCGGCTTTCATGGCCTGCACGTTACCGTCGGCGTCATCGCGATGTCGATCATCTTGCTGCTCGCCGCCCGCGGGGCGATCACCAAGGAGCATGAGACGGGCGTGCAGCTCGTTTCGTGGTACTGGCACTTCGTCGATGTGGTGTGGATCGTCGTTTTCCTTGTCGTTTACGTTGGCGCGAAAGGGGGCTCGGTATGA
- a CDS encoding cytochrome c oxidase assembly protein, translated as MSPTLDAFVRSWPSEPWLVASLLLSAAIYVRGWRSLHRRDPERWSLWRLASFCGGLFAIFLALASPLEPFASLWLQIHMVQHLLLMMVAPPLLWLGWPLLPTMLGLPKPIRSVWVAPLLRSRRLRNWFTRLTHPLVAWPIYVGVTWFWHAPRFYDLALSSTRWHFIEHLLFAAAALLFWYPVVRPYPSRPNWSPWLLLPYLLLADVQNTVLAAWLTFSSRVIYPHYANAPRIAGVAAIDDQAAAGVIMWVPGSIAFLLPLFLIAVRLLRGQSRTGAGSPRRTTVSHPLPFESTGLLPILSQPSRAPSSHRFDLLHTPLIGALLRWRYFRPLLQYTVGVLAVAVILDGLLGPQLSPLNLAGVLPWIHWRGVLILGLLIAGNLFCMACPFTLPRGIARRFWQPTRSWPRVLRNKWLAVVLVALFLWSYEAFALWDSPWLTAWIALAYFGAALLVDSIFAGASFCKYVCPIGQFNFMQSLISPLEVTVRDANVCTSCKTKECIRGSATLPGCEMGLYQPRKAGNFDCTFCLDCVQVCPHENVGILATTPGGAIWSDRLRSGIGRWSARPDVAALAIVLVCGAFANAAGMIAPVLLWQDQLRERFVGMPPLAVTTAFYACALIALPALVLLPLTVVSRHWGIISATNSQVAARFAMTLVPLGFGVWLAHYSFHFLASWDTIIPATQRFASDLGVDWLGPPAWICACCRPAADWIIRFELLAMGAGLLLTLYAVLRVSESFATSPRRVIAAAVPWCAAAIILYASGVWIMLQPMEMRGTLPDESAAIAQQASR; from the coding sequence ATGAGTCCCACGCTCGACGCCTTCGTCCGTTCCTGGCCGAGCGAACCGTGGCTCGTCGCGTCGCTTTTGCTTTCGGCAGCGATCTACGTTCGCGGCTGGCGCAGCTTGCATCGCCGTGATCCTGAGCGCTGGAGCCTCTGGCGGCTGGCGTCGTTCTGCGGCGGACTATTCGCAATCTTCCTCGCACTAGCATCGCCGCTCGAACCGTTCGCCTCGTTGTGGCTGCAAATCCACATGGTGCAGCACCTGCTGCTGATGATGGTCGCCCCGCCGCTGCTCTGGCTCGGTTGGCCGCTGCTGCCAACGATGCTCGGCCTGCCGAAACCGATTCGCAGCGTGTGGGTCGCGCCGCTGCTGCGCTCACGGCGATTGCGTAACTGGTTCACGCGGCTGACGCATCCGCTTGTTGCCTGGCCGATCTACGTCGGCGTCACTTGGTTCTGGCATGCCCCGCGGTTCTACGATCTTGCACTCAGCAGCACGCGTTGGCACTTCATCGAGCATCTGCTATTCGCTGCCGCTGCCCTGCTCTTCTGGTATCCCGTGGTTCGCCCGTACCCGAGCCGGCCGAATTGGTCGCCATGGTTGTTGCTCCCTTATTTGCTGCTGGCCGACGTGCAGAACACAGTGCTCGCGGCGTGGCTCACGTTCTCATCGCGTGTGATCTATCCGCACTATGCGAATGCCCCGCGGATCGCTGGCGTTGCGGCGATCGACGATCAAGCGGCTGCGGGCGTCATTATGTGGGTGCCGGGATCGATTGCGTTTTTGCTGCCGCTGTTTCTCATCGCGGTGAGGTTGTTGCGAGGCCAATCGCGAACGGGGGCCGGCTCTCCGAGACGCACAACCGTTTCACATCCACTCCCATTTGAATCAACGGGCCTCCTGCCAATCCTCAGCCAACCGTCGCGGGCGCCATCGTCTCATCGTTTTGATCTGCTCCATACGCCGCTGATCGGCGCCCTGCTCCGCTGGCGTTACTTCCGGCCGCTGTTGCAGTACACCGTCGGTGTGCTCGCCGTCGCCGTCATCCTTGATGGGTTGCTCGGCCCACAGCTGAGTCCGCTCAATCTCGCCGGCGTACTGCCGTGGATCCACTGGCGCGGCGTTCTCATTCTCGGCCTGCTGATCGCCGGCAATCTCTTTTGCATGGCATGCCCCTTCACGCTGCCACGCGGCATCGCTCGCCGCTTTTGGCAACCGACTCGGAGCTGGCCGCGCGTACTAAGAAACAAGTGGCTCGCGGTGGTGCTCGTCGCTTTGTTCCTCTGGAGTTACGAAGCCTTCGCACTCTGGGACAGCCCTTGGCTGACGGCGTGGATCGCCCTCGCCTACTTCGGGGCGGCGCTGCTGGTCGATTCGATCTTCGCCGGCGCCTCGTTCTGTAAGTACGTCTGCCCAATCGGGCAATTCAACTTTATGCAATCGCTCATCTCGCCGCTGGAAGTCACCGTCCGCGACGCCAATGTCTGCACGAGTTGCAAGACGAAGGAATGCATCCGCGGCTCGGCCACGCTGCCGGGGTGCGAGATGGGCCTCTACCAACCGCGCAAGGCGGGGAACTTCGACTGCACGTTCTGCCTCGATTGCGTACAAGTTTGCCCGCACGAAAACGTCGGCATACTGGCGACAACGCCGGGCGGCGCCATTTGGAGCGATCGACTCCGCTCTGGCATCGGCCGCTGGAGCGCTCGTCCCGACGTTGCGGCACTCGCGATCGTACTCGTCTGCGGCGCGTTCGCGAACGCTGCCGGCATGATCGCGCCGGTTCTACTTTGGCAGGACCAGCTGCGTGAGCGATTCGTCGGCATGCCGCCGCTGGCCGTCACGACCGCGTTCTACGCCTGTGCGCTCATCGCTTTGCCTGCGCTCGTGTTGTTGCCCTTGACGGTCGTCAGTCGCCATTGGGGAATCATCTCCGCAACTAATTCGCAGGTCGCGGCCCGGTTCGCGATGACGCTCGTGCCGTTGGGGTTCGGCGTGTGGCTCGCACATTATTCGTTCCATTTTCTGGCGAGCTGGGACACCATCATTCCCGCCACGCAGCGATTCGCCAGCGACCTAGGCGTCGATTGGCTCGGCCCGCCTGCCTGGATCTGCGCGTGCTGCCGTCCAGCGGCCGATTGGATCATTCGCTTTGAACTCCTCGCCATGGGGGCTGGTCTGTTGCTCACGCTTTACGCCGTCCTCCGCGTCAGCGAATCGTTTGCAACGAGCCCGCGCCGCGTCATCGCCGCCGCCGTGCCGTGGTGCGCGGCCGCCATCATCCTCTACGCCAGCGGCGTCTGGATCATGCTGCAGCCTATGGAAATGCGCGGCACGCTTCCCGACGAATCTGCCGCCATTGCACAGCAGGCGTCGCGATGA
- a CDS encoding methyl-accepting chemotaxis protein, protein MAWFSRLSVGAKLFASFSALLALMLIMGVISIWKMSDLNGNVTELANNWIPARGAANQLNTATSDYRVAEYRHIVADDEQEMLAAEGIMNEQREKILATKKILDELAASPAEVELLADVAKATESYFAVSQQVVALSREGKKEEAENLMANESNAAREAMDGFIAKELQLNVDGCESEATDGLNAYQTGRMVTLIVLGVNVALGLALATMIARWFTRAIVEVDDISGSVAAASQQLAAASEQLSSGAQQSASSLEETASSLEEITATVRQNADNADQANQLANSSRETAEKGGAVVAQAVDAMGEINRSSRKIADIITTIDEIAFQTNLLALNAAVEAARAGEQGRGFAVVAGEVRNLAQRSATAAREIKGLIEDSVQKVETGSELVNKSGETLGMIVTSVKRVTDIVAEIAAASREQTVGIEQINKAVAQMDQVTQSNASQTEEMSGTAVALSGQAEQLQSVVAQFNLNREAKQTPKKTGYTAPKATTPSYSMPSKPAKRTVAKQPGRRVEELELVGAGAGHDGFEEF, encoded by the coding sequence ATGGCTTGGTTTTCTCGTTTGAGCGTCGGCGCGAAGCTGTTCGCTTCGTTCTCGGCTTTGTTGGCCTTGATGCTCATCATGGGCGTCATTTCGATCTGGAAAATGTCGGATCTTAACGGTAACGTCACGGAGCTTGCCAACAACTGGATTCCGGCTCGCGGCGCTGCGAACCAGCTGAACACGGCGACTTCCGACTACCGTGTGGCGGAATACCGGCACATCGTCGCCGACGACGAACAAGAAATGCTCGCCGCGGAAGGGATCATGAACGAGCAGCGTGAAAAGATTCTGGCCACCAAGAAGATTCTCGATGAACTGGCGGCCTCGCCGGCAGAAGTTGAACTCTTGGCGGACGTTGCAAAGGCGACTGAGAGCTACTTCGCCGTGAGTCAGCAGGTCGTCGCCCTCTCGCGGGAAGGCAAGAAGGAAGAGGCCGAGAATCTGATGGCGAATGAATCGAACGCCGCTCGTGAAGCGATGGACGGCTTTATCGCGAAGGAACTTCAACTGAATGTCGATGGTTGCGAGTCTGAAGCGACCGATGGATTGAACGCTTACCAAACGGGGCGCATGGTGACGCTCATCGTTCTCGGCGTTAACGTCGCTCTTGGATTGGCGCTCGCTACGATGATCGCGCGTTGGTTTACCCGGGCGATCGTTGAAGTCGATGATATCTCCGGCAGCGTTGCCGCCGCTTCGCAGCAACTGGCCGCGGCGAGCGAACAGCTGAGCTCAGGCGCCCAGCAATCGGCTTCGAGCCTCGAAGAAACGGCCTCGTCGCTGGAAGAGATCACCGCGACGGTCCGCCAAAACGCCGACAACGCCGATCAGGCCAACCAGCTCGCGAACAGCTCGCGGGAAACGGCTGAAAAGGGTGGCGCCGTCGTCGCTCAAGCGGTCGATGCGATGGGTGAAATCAACCGCTCGTCGCGGAAGATTGCCGACATCATCACGACGATCGACGAGATCGCCTTCCAAACGAACCTGCTCGCTCTGAACGCCGCAGTCGAAGCGGCTCGTGCCGGCGAACAAGGTCGTGGGTTCGCGGTCGTCGCCGGCGAAGTTCGCAACTTGGCTCAGCGTTCTGCGACTGCCGCCCGCGAGATCAAGGGACTCATCGAAGACTCGGTGCAGAAGGTTGAAACTGGTTCGGAACTGGTCAACAAGTCGGGCGAGACCTTGGGCATGATCGTTACGAGCGTGAAGCGCGTGACCGACATCGTCGCCGAGATTGCCGCTGCCAGCCGTGAGCAAACGGTCGGCATCGAGCAGATCAACAAGGCGGTCGCTCAGATGGATCAAGTGACGCAGAGCAATGCTTCGCAAACCGAAGAGATGAGCGGCACGGCCGTCGCCCTGTCGGGGCAAGCCGAGCAGCTGCAATCGGTCGTCGCTCAATTCAATTTGAATCGCGAAGCGAAGCAGACGCCAAAGAAGACAGGTTACACGGCGCCGAAGGCAACGACTCCTTCTTACTCGATGCCGAGCAAGCCGGCCAAGCGGACGGTTGCCAAGCAGCCGGGCCGTCGGGTCGAAGAGCTCGAACTGGTCGGCGCCGGCGCCGGTCACGACGGGTTCGAAGAATTCTGA
- a CDS encoding c-type cytochrome, translating to MFRETFPTRSTPNCHRTLGGVFLALACLASIGCNADFPSKPLPADRPVPQNEISDFAALFRQNCTGCHGADGQHGPAPPLNDPLFLALVTPPELEEVIRNGRPGTPMPAFATEQGGTLTAEQVQILANGLQGHWPIGEKDKAELAALVANAPPYLAPQGSLQLNNDATTAGAALFERACAECHGPNGAGGETGYTNGAINDRAFLALISDQALRRIIITGRHDLGMPNYAQTDGRPDDFKPLTSEEIDELVALLASWRRDSPSNANAGE from the coding sequence TTGTTTCGCGAGACATTTCCAACTCGATCGACGCCTAACTGCCATCGCACGCTTGGCGGTGTGTTCCTCGCGCTCGCGTGCTTAGCGAGCATCGGTTGCAACGCCGATTTCCCTAGCAAGCCGCTACCAGCCGATCGTCCGGTTCCGCAAAACGAAATCTCCGACTTCGCCGCGCTCTTCCGGCAAAACTGCACAGGCTGCCACGGCGCCGACGGGCAGCATGGCCCCGCGCCGCCGCTGAACGATCCGTTGTTTCTCGCCCTCGTCACTCCCCCCGAGTTGGAAGAAGTCATCCGCAACGGCCGCCCCGGCACGCCGATGCCAGCGTTCGCGACCGAGCAAGGGGGCACGCTCACCGCGGAGCAGGTGCAGATCCTCGCCAACGGACTCCAAGGGCACTGGCCAATTGGTGAGAAGGACAAAGCAGAACTCGCCGCGCTCGTTGCGAATGCTCCTCCATACCTGGCTCCGCAAGGAAGCTTGCAACTGAATAACGACGCAACAACTGCGGGAGCCGCCCTCTTCGAACGAGCTTGCGCCGAATGCCACGGCCCCAACGGCGCCGGCGGTGAAACGGGTTATACCAACGGCGCCATCAACGACCGCGCGTTCCTCGCCCTCATCAGCGACCAAGCGCTGCGGCGGATCATCATTACCGGACGCCACGATCTCGGCATGCCAAACTACGCCCAGACCGATGGCCGGCCCGACGATTTCAAACCGCTCACTTCGGAAGAGATCGACGAACTCGTCGCCCTGCTCGCCTCCTGGCGTCGCGACAGCCCTTCCAACGCCAATGCCGGAGAGTAA
- a CDS encoding ubiquinol-cytochrome c reductase iron-sulfur subunit — translation MDTQTPSTTTVKHECPGATPPRRAFFRWLTGLLGATATGLLTLPILGYFFARRTRPAMWVEMGALADFPLGETRTINFDNPLRQPWDGMTSLTGVHVRYQGQGDDGKEQFLVLAANCAHLGCPVSWFPQSGLFMCPCHGGVYYETGERASGPPPRGLFHCVWRVKDGKLEIEAPHYPTLHDTLTGSLES, via the coding sequence ATGGACACTCAAACGCCTTCCACCACCACCGTGAAACATGAATGCCCCGGCGCCACGCCGCCGCGGCGGGCATTCTTCCGCTGGCTCACCGGCCTGCTCGGCGCCACGGCCACTGGCTTGCTCACGCTGCCGATCCTCGGTTACTTCTTCGCCCGCCGCACGCGGCCCGCGATGTGGGTCGAGATGGGCGCCCTCGCCGACTTCCCGCTCGGCGAAACTCGCACGATCAACTTCGACAACCCGCTGCGTCAGCCGTGGGACGGCATGACCTCGCTCACCGGCGTCCATGTTCGCTACCAAGGCCAAGGCGACGATGGCAAGGAGCAGTTCCTCGTACTGGCCGCGAACTGCGCCCACCTCGGCTGCCCCGTCTCGTGGTTCCCGCAATCGGGGCTGTTCATGTGCCCCTGCCACGGCGGCGTTTACTACGAAACCGGCGAACGCGCGAGCGGCCCCCCCCCGCGCGGCCTGTTCCACTGCGTGTGGCGCGTAAAGGACGGCAAGCTCGAAATCGAAGCTCCGCATTACCCGACGCTGCACGACACGCTCACTGGTTCGCTTGAATCTTAA